From Candidatus Defluviilinea gracilis, a single genomic window includes:
- a CDS encoding response regulator transcription factor — protein sequence MNEITLIVADDHPLFRQGVVDALSLERDFRILSQASDGNDALDQIRSLKPNVAILDVNMPGLNGQQVTHHVSSDRIPTRVVLLTGYDDVEQAIHAMIAGAAGYCAKDIEPDVLARTIRAVSEGRYAVGGNVFNRRELDHWIDEQMEGTRRSYSEPGAPFHPLSDREMEVLSCVVRGMSNKEIAGMLGISHQTVKNHVTSILRKFGVEDRTQAVVYALKRGWVKLQFDQEKTQE from the coding sequence ATGAATGAAATCACTCTGATCGTTGCAGACGACCACCCGTTATTTCGGCAGGGGGTGGTGGATGCGTTATCTCTGGAACGGGATTTTCGGATTTTGTCTCAAGCCTCAGATGGGAATGACGCGCTTGATCAAATTCGGTCGTTGAAGCCCAATGTGGCGATCCTCGATGTGAACATGCCCGGCTTGAATGGTCAACAAGTTACGCATCACGTGTCATCCGATCGCATCCCGACCCGTGTTGTTTTGCTGACCGGCTATGACGATGTCGAACAGGCAATCCATGCAATGATCGCAGGCGCGGCTGGATATTGCGCAAAGGATATTGAACCCGATGTGTTAGCGCGAACGATTCGAGCCGTTTCCGAGGGGAGGTACGCGGTTGGCGGAAATGTGTTCAACCGGCGCGAACTTGACCACTGGATCGACGAACAGATGGAAGGCACGCGTCGATCCTACAGTGAGCCTGGCGCGCCATTTCATCCTTTATCGGACCGTGAAATGGAAGTCCTCAGTTGTGTTGTGCGCGGCATGAGCAACAAGGAAATTGCCGGCATGTTGGGGATCAGCCACCAGACTGTGAAAAACCATGTCACCTCGATCCTTCGCAAATTCGGCGTTGAAGACCGCACCCAGGCCGTTGTCTATGCCCTCAAGCGCGGTTGGGTTAAGTTACAATTCGACCAAGAGAAAACCCAGGAGTAA
- a CDS encoding Flp family type IVb pilin: MLFAPKEKGQGLVEYAIIIALVAIVVIAVMTLLGPKIGNTFSSINNSLP, from the coding sequence ATGTTATTTGCACCCAAAGAAAAAGGTCAAGGTTTGGTTGAGTATGCCATCATCATTGCTCTTGTGGCGATCGTTGTGATTGCGGTCATGACGTTGCTCGGACCCAAGATCGGCAATACCTTCTCCAGCATCAACAACTCCCTGCCGTAA